From Chroogloeocystis siderophila 5.2 s.c.1, the proteins below share one genomic window:
- a CDS encoding AbrB/MazE/SpoVT family DNA-binding domain-containing protein: MSRVTKKYQATIPQEVRKVLKIAQGDCVAFEIESGQVILKKVPSLDWNYLNAVAETLGEWESAADEEAYSDL; the protein is encoded by the coding sequence GTGTCTAGAGTGACAAAAAAATATCAAGCAACGATTCCTCAAGAGGTCAGAAAAGTACTGAAAATTGCGCAAGGTGATTGTGTAGCGTTTGAAATTGAGTCAGGGCAAGTGATATTAAAAAAAGTGCCATCGCTTGATTGGAATTATCTGAATGCTGTAGCAGAAACTCTAGGCGAGTGGGAATCAGCCGCAGACGAGGAAGCCTATAGTGACCTATAG
- a CDS encoding type II toxin-antitoxin system PemK/MazF family toxin, whose product MTYSQFDVVVVPFPFTDISATKRRPALVLSNEIFNTPSNRSVMAMITTASHSPWVLDVAIADLASTGLKAISVVRMKLFTLDNSIVVKQIGILAQTE is encoded by the coding sequence GTGACCTATAGCCAGTTTGATGTTGTCGTCGTACCGTTTCCCTTTACTGATATTTCCGCGACAAAAAGACGTCCAGCACTTGTGTTGAGTAATGAAATTTTCAATACTCCTTCCAATAGAAGCGTAATGGCAATGATTACTACCGCAAGTCATTCTCCATGGGTACTCGATGTTGCAATCGCTGACTTGGCAAGTACTGGGCTTAAAGCAATTTCTGTAGTAAGAATGAAGTTGTTCACCCTAGATAACTCAATAGTTGTAAAACAAATCGGTATTTTGGCTCAAACCGAATAA
- a CDS encoding NIL domain-containing protein — translation MAISSQAENRPTKAQIKIRIPKQLHEEPVISHLISQHRLTVNIAAALLSPNGRDDGWFELELRETSQQIQNALIYLKKE, via the coding sequence ATGGCAATTTCTAGCCAAGCTGAAAATCGACCTACCAAAGCCCAAATCAAAATTCGTATTCCTAAGCAGCTGCACGAAGAACCAGTCATTTCGCATCTGATTTCTCAGCATCGTCTTACCGTCAACATTGCTGCGGCGTTACTTAGCCCAAATGGACGTGATGATGGCTGGTTTGAGTTAGAACTACGAGAAACCAGCCAGCAAATTCAAAATGCCTTGATTTATCTTAAAAAGGAGTAG
- a CDS encoding DUF6887 family protein produces MRDYVKEHRNDNEAIHELFVNRRDPNAKKYPAPLDEAGIKIMEEAFRRKIQGEPET; encoded by the coding sequence TTGCGAGATTATGTCAAGGAGCATCGCAATGACAATGAAGCAATTCACGAGTTATTTGTAAATCGGCGAGATCCTAATGCCAAAAAGTATCCAGCCCCTTTAGATGAAGCAGGGATCAAAATTATGGAAGAAGCTTTTCGCCGCAAAATTCAGGGCGAACCGGAAACATAG
- a CDS encoding RNA recognition motif domain-containing protein gives MSVRLYIGNLPKEELERQELQAVFAEAGDSVTTKVIKDRKTGKCRGFGFVTVNSDEQADQIIEKFNGYMFKDTPLKIEKALPRSKGQEDEEQSSSNSAVNNQEEGNQEKPSNRRSNKKSRRSNNTSNQSSNTSDTIQPDPRWASELEKLKQMLSAQTSNG, from the coding sequence ATGTCAGTTCGTCTATATATTGGCAATTTGCCGAAAGAAGAGTTAGAACGTCAAGAACTGCAAGCAGTTTTTGCAGAAGCTGGTGATTCAGTTACTACCAAAGTTATCAAAGATCGAAAAACTGGTAAATGTCGTGGTTTTGGTTTTGTAACAGTTAACAGCGACGAACAGGCTGATCAAATCATTGAAAAATTCAATGGTTATATGTTCAAAGACACTCCTCTCAAAATTGAGAAAGCGCTACCCCGTTCGAAGGGTCAAGAGGACGAGGAGCAATCTAGCTCAAATAGTGCTGTCAACAATCAAGAAGAAGGAAATCAGGAAAAACCCTCAAATCGTCGTAGCAACAAAAAATCACGTCGCAGCAACAATACGAGTAACCAGTCGTCTAATACTTCTGATACGATTCAACCCGATCCGCGTTGGGCGTCTGAACTTGAAAAACTCAAGCAAATGTTATCTGCACAAACAAGTAATGGATAA
- a CDS encoding hydroxysqualene dehydroxylase has product MQSTSQPSPKIIVVGAGWAGLGATYYLAKQGYDVTLLEASPYPGGLVAGWQAAGRSVEAGIHGFWYPYSNIFSLARELNINPFTPFTRSSQYSPAGLEVVSPIFQDLPRLPSPLGTFLYTQFQRLPLVDRLSALPLLYAVIDFDNSDAAWQRYDSVTARELFKSFGVSARLYRDSFEPMLLVGLFAPGEQCSAAATLGMLYYFILAHQPNFDVVWCRGTVGEMIFQPWVKQIEQAGGKLVANQRVSDLILDDKGQATGVVCGEQVFTADAVIFAVGISGMQKIISSSPLLQSRQEFRDVMNLGAIDVLATRLWFDRKIDIPRPSNACFGFNATTGWTFFDLNALHDEYRNAPGTVVEADFYHANQFLPLSDAEIVSLVQRDLATCIPAFGTAKIIDSNVIRLPRAVTHFAPGSYRYMLPATTSITNVFMCGDWIINRHGSWSQEKAYVTGLEAANLVISRFGRGTPTTIIPVEPDEAHIQLGRSLNYTLRHLTQNLLPDLWLP; this is encoded by the coding sequence ATGCAATCAACATCACAACCCTCTCCCAAAATCATTGTCGTCGGTGCTGGTTGGGCTGGGTTAGGAGCAACTTATTATTTAGCAAAGCAAGGCTACGATGTCACGCTTTTAGAAGCAAGTCCCTATCCTGGTGGGCTAGTCGCAGGTTGGCAAGCCGCAGGGCGTTCGGTAGAAGCGGGAATTCACGGCTTTTGGTATCCCTACAGTAATATCTTTTCCCTCGCACGCGAATTAAACATCAATCCTTTTACGCCGTTTACGCGTTCCTCGCAATATTCCCCAGCCGGATTAGAAGTCGTATCGCCGATTTTTCAAGATTTACCGCGACTTCCTTCGCCACTAGGAACATTTTTGTACACGCAGTTTCAGCGTTTACCGCTGGTTGATCGCCTGAGTGCTTTACCGCTACTGTATGCTGTAATTGATTTTGATAACTCTGATGCAGCATGGCAACGCTACGATTCTGTGACCGCCAGAGAGTTATTTAAAAGTTTTGGTGTTTCCGCACGTTTATATCGCGATTCCTTTGAACCGATGCTCTTGGTTGGTTTATTTGCCCCTGGCGAACAGTGTTCTGCTGCGGCAACTTTAGGAATGCTGTATTACTTTATCCTGGCGCATCAACCAAATTTTGATGTCGTTTGGTGTCGCGGAACCGTCGGCGAAATGATTTTTCAACCTTGGGTAAAGCAGATCGAACAAGCTGGTGGCAAGTTGGTAGCAAATCAGCGAGTTAGCGATTTGATTCTTGATGATAAAGGTCAAGCTACAGGTGTTGTTTGTGGAGAGCAAGTTTTTACGGCTGATGCAGTCATCTTCGCGGTAGGAATCAGTGGAATGCAAAAGATTATTAGCAGTAGCCCCTTGCTGCAAAGCCGCCAAGAATTCCGCGATGTCATGAATCTAGGTGCAATTGATGTTTTAGCGACGAGGTTATGGTTTGACCGCAAAATTGATATTCCTCGCCCGTCGAATGCGTGTTTTGGGTTTAATGCAACAACAGGCTGGACATTTTTCGATTTAAACGCGCTGCATGATGAGTACCGCAATGCACCTGGTACAGTTGTTGAAGCTGACTTTTACCACGCCAATCAGTTTTTGCCTTTAAGCGATGCTGAAATCGTCTCTTTAGTTCAACGTGACTTAGCAACATGTATTCCTGCGTTTGGCACAGCAAAAATTATCGACAGTAATGTGATTCGTCTACCACGCGCTGTCACGCATTTTGCGCCTGGTAGCTATCGATATATGCTGCCTGCAACCACAAGTATCACAAATGTATTTATGTGCGGCGACTGGATTATTAATCGTCACGGTTCTTGGTCGCAGGAAAAAGCCTATGTTACAGGGTTAGAAGCAGCTAATTTAGTAATTTCGCGTTTTGGACGCGGTACTCCAACCACAATTATTCCTGTGGAACCTGATGAAGCACACATTCAGCTTGGGCGATCGCTCAACTACACCCTACGCCACCTAACTCAAAACTTACTCCCAGACCTTTGGTTGCCTTAG
- a CDS encoding sulfate ABC transporter substrate-binding protein, with translation MGLWRNILGLRASWKKFVSLFLVGVGLSVAIASCAPSSAQNRDVEITLVSYAVTKAAYKEIIPQFTAMWKQQHNQNVLFNESYGGSGAQTRAVVDGLDADVVALALALDMKKVEKAGLIQPGWENEAPNNAIVHKSVAAIVTREGNPHGIQTWSDLTKNNVRVITANPKTSGGARWNFLALWGAIKETGGSDEQALNFTREVYQNAPVLPRDAREASDVFFNQEEGDALINYENEVILAAQRGEKLPYIVPKVNISIDNPIAVVDRNVDRHGNREVAEAFVQFLFTPAAQREFAKVGFRPVDPTVEQEFANKYPKIETLFTVQDLGGWNTVQRQFFEDGAEFDKIQASLATR, from the coding sequence ATGGGGCTGTGGCGAAATATTCTAGGGTTGAGAGCATCCTGGAAGAAGTTTGTGTCTCTCTTTCTCGTAGGAGTTGGTTTGAGCGTTGCGATCGCATCGTGCGCGCCTTCGAGTGCGCAGAATCGCGATGTAGAAATAACACTTGTTTCCTACGCTGTGACAAAAGCCGCGTACAAAGAAATTATCCCGCAGTTTACGGCGATGTGGAAACAGCAACATAACCAGAATGTGCTATTTAACGAAAGTTACGGTGGTTCTGGCGCGCAAACGCGTGCGGTAGTAGATGGATTGGATGCCGATGTCGTCGCGTTAGCATTAGCGCTGGACATGAAAAAAGTTGAAAAAGCAGGCTTAATTCAACCAGGATGGGAAAACGAAGCACCGAACAACGCGATCGTGCATAAATCTGTAGCCGCGATAGTAACTCGTGAAGGCAATCCTCATGGTATTCAAACTTGGTCGGATTTAACTAAAAATAACGTCAGAGTCATTACAGCTAATCCAAAAACTTCTGGTGGGGCGCGGTGGAACTTTTTAGCGTTGTGGGGCGCAATCAAAGAAACTGGAGGCAGCGACGAGCAAGCTTTAAACTTTACTCGCGAAGTTTATCAGAACGCTCCTGTGCTACCGCGAGACGCACGCGAAGCAAGTGATGTCTTTTTCAATCAAGAAGAAGGCGATGCTTTAATTAATTACGAAAACGAAGTCATATTAGCAGCGCAACGTGGTGAAAAGTTACCATATATAGTACCAAAAGTCAATATTTCGATTGATAATCCGATTGCGGTAGTCGATAGAAACGTTGACCGACACGGCAATCGCGAAGTAGCAGAAGCCTTTGTTCAATTTCTATTTACTCCTGCGGCGCAACGCGAGTTTGCCAAAGTAGGATTTCGACCGGTTGACCCTACAGTAGAACAAGAATTTGCTAACAAATATCCCAAGATTGAAACACTGTTTACAGTGCAAGATCTCGGAGGCTGGAATACAGTACAACGGCAGTTTTTTGAAGATGGTGCTGAATTTGACAAGATTCAGGCAAGTTTGGCAACAAGGTAA
- the cysW gene encoding sulfate ABC transporter permease subunit CysW, whose protein sequence is MRSNALSGDIVAQNKAGSQTREAPWVRIALIGIAVIYLSLVLFLPALNVFVQAFRSGVGPFFHNFSDPAFINAIRLTVLIALIVVPINTIFGLCAAWAITRHKFPGRALVISIIDLPFAVSPVVAGLMVVLLYGRSGWLGPTLEALNIRIIFALPAMIIASAFITMPFVAREVIPVLEEAGTDQEEAAKTLGAKDWQIFWRVTLPNIRWGLLYGVILTNARVMGEFGAVSVVSGNIIRKTQTLPLYVEEAYKQYESQAAFAASVLLACLALVTLVLKEILERKTSIKEVE, encoded by the coding sequence ATGAGGTCTAATGCCTTAAGTGGTGATATAGTTGCCCAAAACAAAGCAGGTTCTCAAACACGAGAAGCCCCCTGGGTAAGAATTGCATTAATTGGCATTGCAGTTATTTACCTTAGCTTAGTCCTATTTTTGCCTGCACTTAACGTTTTCGTCCAAGCTTTCCGAAGTGGAGTAGGACCTTTCTTTCACAACTTTTCTGATCCAGCATTTATCAATGCGATTAGACTAACAGTCCTGATTGCTTTAATTGTTGTACCCATTAACACTATCTTTGGTTTGTGTGCAGCTTGGGCAATCACACGGCACAAATTCCCTGGTCGCGCTTTAGTCATTAGCATTATAGACTTACCATTTGCCGTTTCTCCTGTTGTCGCAGGTTTGATGGTGGTATTACTCTACGGCAGAAGTGGTTGGTTAGGACCAACACTGGAAGCGCTGAATATCAGAATTATTTTTGCACTCCCCGCGATGATTATTGCCAGTGCTTTTATTACTATGCCATTCGTAGCAAGAGAAGTCATTCCTGTTCTAGAAGAAGCTGGTACAGACCAAGAAGAAGCTGCTAAAACCTTGGGCGCAAAAGATTGGCAGATATTTTGGCGCGTCACACTCCCTAATATTCGTTGGGGACTACTGTACGGTGTGATTCTAACGAATGCCAGAGTTATGGGCGAATTTGGTGCTGTGTCTGTCGTTTCAGGCAATATTATCCGTAAAACACAAACACTGCCACTGTACGTTGAAGAAGCTTACAAACAGTATGAATCTCAAGCGGCATTTGCTGCATCAGTATTACTTGCTTGTTTAGCATTGGTGACTTTGGTACTTAAAGAAATTTTAGAGCGCAAAACTAGCATCAAAGAAGTGGAATAG
- a CDS encoding VOC family protein, with amino-acid sequence MAANDLEKLVLFYSNLLNLTPQQYTPNRYAEFKLPGLRLGIFRPKQSHEAEFKNSSSAMSLCLEVNHLENAIARLTHLGYPPPGEIITASHGKEIYAYDSEGNRLILHQSS; translated from the coding sequence TTGGCAGCTAATGATTTAGAAAAGTTAGTTCTTTTCTACAGTAATTTACTAAATCTGACACCACAGCAGTACACTCCAAATCGTTATGCTGAGTTCAAGTTACCAGGTTTGCGATTAGGTATTTTTCGACCAAAACAATCACATGAAGCTGAGTTTAAGAACTCTAGTAGCGCAATGAGTTTGTGTTTAGAAGTCAATCACCTAGAAAATGCTATTGCACGTCTTACTCATCTAGGCTACCCACCACCAGGGGAAATAATAACAGCTTCTCATGGCAAAGAAATTTATGCCTACGATTCAGAAGGCAATCGCTTAATCTTGCATCAGTCGAGCTAA
- the bchI gene encoding magnesium chelatase ATPase subunit I gives MSSTAQATRRVFPFTAIVGQEEMKLALLLNVIDPKIGGVMIMGDRGTGKSTTIRALADLLPEIEVVADDPFNSDPRDPELMSDAVRQQLEQQIEIPVVHKKVPMVDLPLGATEDRVCGTIDIEKALSEGVKAFEPGLLAKANRGILYVDEVNLLDDHLVDVLLDSAAGGWNTVEREGISIRHPARFVLVGSGNPEEGELRPQLLDRFGMHAEIHTVKEPALRVQIVEQRAEFDQNPQQFLEKYQPQQQELQQKLTQAQALLPSVNIDYDLRVNISEVCSELDVDGLRGDIVTNRAAKALAAFEGRTEVTVDDIRRVITLCLRHRLRKDPLETIDSGYKVEKAFNRVFGIEDTTEAAQSNGTAQMSGRR, from the coding sequence GTGAGTTCAACTGCCCAAGCTACCCGCCGCGTTTTTCCCTTCACTGCCATTGTTGGTCAGGAAGAAATGAAACTTGCCTTATTGTTGAACGTGATTGACCCTAAAATTGGTGGTGTCATGATCATGGGCGATCGCGGTACTGGTAAATCAACAACAATTCGGGCATTAGCTGATTTGCTTCCAGAAATTGAAGTTGTTGCAGATGACCCGTTTAACAGCGATCCGCGCGATCCAGAACTGATGAGTGACGCTGTTAGGCAGCAACTCGAACAGCAAATCGAAATTCCTGTCGTGCACAAAAAGGTGCCGATGGTTGATTTGCCCTTGGGTGCGACCGAAGACCGCGTGTGCGGCACGATCGACATTGAAAAAGCACTCTCTGAAGGCGTCAAAGCCTTTGAACCAGGACTCCTTGCTAAAGCAAATCGCGGCATTCTCTACGTTGATGAAGTTAACCTCCTCGACGATCATTTAGTAGACGTCCTTCTCGACTCCGCAGCAGGTGGTTGGAATACGGTAGAACGCGAAGGAATTTCGATTCGTCACCCTGCACGTTTTGTTTTAGTTGGTTCGGGAAACCCTGAAGAAGGTGAACTGCGTCCGCAACTTCTTGATCGCTTTGGAATGCACGCAGAAATTCACACCGTCAAAGAACCTGCATTACGTGTCCAAATCGTCGAACAACGAGCCGAATTTGACCAAAATCCGCAGCAGTTCTTAGAAAAATATCAACCCCAGCAGCAAGAATTGCAACAAAAATTAACTCAAGCTCAAGCACTTTTACCTTCAGTCAATATCGATTACGACCTAAGAGTTAATATTTCAGAAGTCTGCTCGGAACTTGATGTTGATGGCTTGCGCGGTGATATTGTCACAAACCGTGCTGCAAAAGCTTTAGCCGCCTTTGAAGGACGTACCGAAGTCACCGTTGATGATATTCGTCGCGTCATTACTTTGTGTCTGCGCCATCGCTTGCGCAAAGATCCATTGGAAACAATTGATTCTGGCTACAAAGTAGAAAAAGCTTTCAATCGCGTATTTGGAATCGAAGATACCACGGAAGCGGCTCAATCAAACGGTACTGCTCAAATGAGTGGACGTCGCTAA
- a CDS encoding zinc metalloprotease HtpX produces MASPNSSVVAGLTALNQGDYDKAIAQLEAAYQTPGDPATLVKVQMGLVIAYKNVGDERAIALCETLIQHHDPQIQAWALRHLNELKRSVEPKLTTETQQNTDHLSNCTSTPAPVAHTLPLIGQRAKRLKKLQRLPKINLLPLWLLQAGSAIAFFWLIRELLRLFMRVTNDVLVNLPYLEPIQLFYRDPTQFVLVTLLLFVSFAPWLLDGFLRFDNLQPLSFDTLATYSPEACQLLKRYYQRQNWRSPQLKLLPISVPLALSYGNLPRNARLVVTQGLLEQLAANEIATIYATQLGHVTHKDFAVMSLIMVVTQLPYLVYSQVSRWGNKTSYSYLQLIAGVIANIAYIVWYLLCLPVLWLSQVRIYYSDRLAAEMTGHPNGLTRALLKIAQGIATDIRQQECTSWLLESWQLLLPLDRTQALTLSCCQTPTDLESVLAWDCYNPYRYWFNLLQTHPLVGDRLQRLAQIAQNWRLEPELALLNPQIKAFTSRLTFLLQIAPFLGTILGLMFGCLAWLIGGIGIWLRIPQLAWMYGDWSLILGSLPIGFSLGTFIRLNAFFPDIKVSNLESLDLGKFLANPNTLPLDSKPTRTQGKLLGRYGISNWLAQDLILKSNTSLIRLHHQSLLIGIRQFFNNQAYAIEKLIGQDMIIIGWYRRGAALWLDVDSWRTQSSIGRSSHQVWSTLLACATAIWGTYIIWQGNTT; encoded by the coding sequence ATGGCTTCTCCCAACTCATCTGTGGTAGCTGGATTAACAGCTTTAAATCAAGGAGATTACGACAAAGCGATCGCACAACTTGAAGCCGCGTATCAAACGCCAGGCGATCCCGCAACGCTTGTGAAAGTACAGATGGGTTTAGTCATCGCCTACAAAAATGTTGGAGATGAACGCGCGATCGCGCTGTGTGAAACTTTGATACAACATCACGATCCGCAAATTCAAGCGTGGGCATTACGTCATCTTAATGAATTAAAACGCTCTGTCGAGCCTAAACTAACAACAGAAACTCAACAGAATACCGATCACTTATCCAATTGTACAAGTACGCCAGCGCCAGTTGCCCACACGCTACCTCTCATAGGACAGCGTGCCAAACGATTAAAAAAACTGCAACGGTTGCCAAAGATCAATTTACTACCATTGTGGTTGCTACAAGCAGGATCGGCGATCGCTTTTTTTTGGCTCATCCGCGAGTTGTTACGATTATTTATGCGCGTCACGAATGACGTTTTAGTCAACCTGCCATATTTAGAACCGATTCAACTTTTTTACCGCGATCCGACACAGTTTGTTCTCGTCACACTGCTTCTATTTGTCAGTTTCGCTCCCTGGTTACTTGATGGATTTCTACGATTCGATAACTTACAACCATTATCCTTTGATACACTAGCAACCTATAGCCCAGAAGCTTGCCAATTACTCAAACGCTACTATCAGCGGCAAAACTGGCGATCGCCACAACTCAAACTCCTGCCAATATCAGTACCACTCGCTCTCAGCTACGGTAACTTACCAAGAAATGCTCGTCTTGTCGTCACTCAAGGACTTCTCGAACAATTAGCAGCGAATGAAATTGCGACGATTTATGCAACTCAGCTAGGACATGTTACCCACAAAGATTTTGCGGTGATGTCTCTCATTATGGTTGTGACGCAATTACCATATCTCGTCTATTCCCAGGTATCGCGATGGGGTAACAAAACTTCTTATTCTTACTTACAGTTAATTGCTGGGGTTATCGCTAATATTGCTTATATCGTTTGGTATCTTCTTTGCCTTCCTGTGCTTTGGCTATCACAGGTGCGAATTTACTACAGCGATCGCCTAGCAGCCGAAATGACTGGTCATCCGAATGGCTTAACTCGTGCTTTACTCAAAATTGCTCAAGGTATTGCTACAGACATTCGCCAGCAAGAATGTACGAGTTGGCTATTAGAAAGTTGGCAATTACTCCTTCCCCTCGATCGCACGCAAGCACTGACACTGAGCTGTTGTCAAACACCAACTGACCTTGAATCTGTCCTAGCTTGGGACTGTTACAATCCTTACCGCTATTGGTTCAATCTTCTTCAAACTCATCCACTTGTGGGCGATCGCTTACAACGTCTTGCGCAGATTGCTCAAAATTGGCGCTTGGAGCCAGAATTAGCATTACTCAATCCCCAAATCAAAGCTTTTACTTCTCGCCTAACGTTCTTGCTACAGATTGCGCCATTTTTAGGTACTATCCTCGGTTTAATGTTTGGCTGTCTAGCTTGGCTTATCGGTGGAATTGGAATTTGGTTAAGAATACCGCAACTAGCATGGATGTATGGTGACTGGTCTTTAATTTTAGGCTCTTTACCAATCGGCTTTAGTCTTGGCACGTTTATTCGCCTCAATGCTTTTTTTCCAGACATTAAAGTTTCTAATTTAGAGTCTCTAGATCTTGGCAAATTCTTAGCTAATCCCAATACACTACCTTTAGATAGCAAACCCACACGCACTCAAGGTAAGCTTCTAGGACGCTATGGCATTAGTAATTGGCTAGCACAAGATTTGATTTTGAAATCAAACACTAGTTTAATTCGACTACATCACCAATCACTGCTGATAGGAATCCGTCAATTTTTCAACAACCAGGCGTACGCGATTGAGAAGCTGATTGGTCAAGATATGATCATTATTGGTTGGTACCGTCGTGGTGCTGCGCTATGGTTGGACGTTGATAGTTGGCGTACGCAAAGCAGCATTGGACGTAGTAGTCATCAAGTCTGGTCGACACTCTTAGCTTGTGCAACTGCTATTTGGGGAACTTATATTATTTGGCAAGGCAATACTACCTAA
- a CDS encoding response regulator transcription factor: protein MKETTAKDNKRLLLIDDDPNLILLVKDYLEFRGYEVITAENGRAALQILEQEVPDMIICDVMMPEMDGYTFVNNVRQDERISWIPVLFLSAKGQSQDRVKGLNTGADVYMVKPFEPEELVAQVEASLKQAYRRTQQTNNGSEIAPKIQVPFDVHLTQTELKVVQFVARGLANRDIAEELNVSQRTVESHVSNMLGKTGLHNRTELARWAIENQMA from the coding sequence ATGAAAGAAACTACTGCCAAAGACAACAAGCGACTACTCCTGATTGACGATGACCCGAACTTGATTTTGCTCGTCAAAGATTATTTAGAATTTCGCGGTTATGAAGTAATCACCGCAGAAAATGGACGCGCAGCCCTGCAAATTTTAGAGCAGGAAGTTCCAGATATGATTATCTGCGACGTGATGATGCCAGAAATGGATGGCTACACGTTTGTCAATAACGTCCGCCAAGATGAGCGTATTAGCTGGATTCCAGTTCTTTTTCTTTCAGCTAAAGGTCAAAGTCAAGATCGAGTTAAAGGTCTGAATACTGGTGCTGATGTTTACATGGTCAAGCCCTTTGAACCAGAAGAACTCGTCGCACAGGTGGAAGCATCGCTAAAACAGGCATATCGCCGCACGCAGCAAACAAATAACGGTAGTGAAATTGCACCTAAAATTCAAGTTCCTTTTGACGTTCACCTAACTCAAACCGAGCTAAAGGTTGTGCAGTTTGTTGCTAGAGGTTTAGCAAACCGCGACATTGCTGAGGAACTGAATGTTAGTCAGCGGACGGTGGAAAGTCATGTTTCTAATATGTTGGGTAAAACAGGATTGCACAACCGAACCGAACTAGCACGCTGGGCGATCGAAAATCAGATGGCGTAG
- the cysT gene encoding sulfate ABC transporter permease subunit CysT produces MAVSSTRPVPVRNNPRFYLSWPWRITITYMTFMLLLPVAALFLRAATVSPAEFWQIATSPVALSAYDVTFVTAIIAASVNAVFGTLIAWVLVRYNFPLKRFIDAAIDLPFALPTAVAGLTLVSVYSETGWIGSLLAPLGIRVAFTRLGVGVAMLFISLPFVVRSLQPVLQELDIDVEEAAWSLGASRIQTFWRVVLPPLLPALLTGVALGFSRAVGEYGSIVIIASNIAFKDLIASVLIFQRLEQYDYAGATVIGTVLLLISLLILVGINLLQAWRRRYEV; encoded by the coding sequence ATGGCTGTATCTTCCACGCGCCCAGTTCCGGTGCGCAATAACCCACGATTTTACTTGTCATGGCCTTGGCGGATTACGATCACCTACATGACATTTATGCTGCTTTTACCAGTTGCGGCGTTATTCTTGAGGGCAGCGACGGTATCACCAGCGGAATTTTGGCAAATCGCGACAAGTCCCGTAGCGCTTTCAGCCTATGATGTCACCTTTGTTACGGCAATTATCGCAGCTTCCGTGAACGCCGTATTTGGGACTTTAATTGCTTGGGTTTTAGTACGCTACAATTTTCCTCTAAAACGATTTATTGATGCAGCGATAGATTTACCTTTTGCTTTACCAACAGCAGTTGCTGGATTAACCTTAGTATCGGTTTATAGTGAAACCGGTTGGATTGGTTCTTTACTTGCGCCTTTAGGCATTAGAGTCGCGTTTACACGATTAGGCGTCGGTGTAGCAATGCTGTTTATCTCTTTACCGTTTGTCGTGCGATCGCTACAGCCTGTTTTACAAGAATTGGATATCGATGTCGAAGAAGCTGCATGGAGTTTAGGTGCTTCTCGAATTCAAACCTTTTGGCGTGTTGTTCTACCGCCATTGTTACCAGCTTTATTAACAGGTGTCGCCTTAGGCTTTTCTCGTGCTGTAGGAGAATACGGCTCGATTGTGATTATTGCTTCTAATATTGCATTCAAAGATTTAATCGCATCTGTACTAATTTTCCAGCGTTTAGAACAATACGACTATGCAGGTGCAACTGTTATTGGCACTGTTTTATTGCTAATTTCGCTCCTCATTCTGGTGGGGATCAATTTGTTACAAGCTTGGAGGAGACGCTATGAGGTCTAA
- a CDS encoding (2Fe-2S) ferredoxin domain-containing protein — protein MEGLNACVQSLGLPQIQRHIFICADQTLAQCCSKEASLESWDYLKKRLKQLKLDKPTATRPSCIFRTKANCLRVCTQGPILVVYPDGVWYRQATPEVIERIILEHIIGNRVVEEYAFLTHPLPEPAAMIEDSVAVE, from the coding sequence TTGGAGGGGTTGAATGCTTGCGTTCAAAGTTTAGGATTACCACAGATCCAGCGGCACATATTTATTTGTGCTGACCAGACGCTTGCGCAGTGCTGTTCTAAAGAAGCTAGTTTAGAATCTTGGGACTATCTCAAAAAGCGCTTGAAACAGTTAAAACTGGATAAACCGACGGCGACGCGTCCGAGTTGTATCTTTCGCACGAAAGCAAATTGTTTGCGGGTTTGCACTCAAGGACCTATTTTAGTCGTCTATCCTGATGGGGTATGGTATCGACAAGCAACTCCAGAAGTGATTGAGCGCATTATCCTGGAGCATATTATTGGCAATCGAGTTGTTGAGGAATATGCATTTTTAACGCATCCTTTACCTGAACCTGCTGCAATGATTGAGGATAGTGTGGCGGTTGAATAG